A single Apostichopus japonicus isolate 1M-3 chromosome 11, ASM3797524v1, whole genome shotgun sequence DNA region contains:
- the LOC139975843 gene encoding solute carrier family 35 member G1-like, whose protein sequence is METSRIDPSLVKPMDRIACADQKVTHKQISVDSEGNDREDSLDDDGGLCFSCKRPGLFWAVIAGLSQTLQVLLLAETAHALNSLQTMFFRSLPLLVFVSFISWEEAVNYDSQDLVLNILYGLFDVIGVSSFLFSTGFLSVSDATAIVCNQPIPSTLFACIFLGEVFDVTDGALVILNAIGLVLICKTSMENYAASSQGPPFVGVSIALFALLCVVLLKATARKLAHRGREDPSLVSLIVGCSGTMLSTVCLTLTDSWDMPSTTQEILLSILLGLTAIVHFYSFSKALQTENMMYIATAITLSIPVAYCYDVIFKGIILSLVTIIGVGLSMGSTLLLYVKTCVANHD, encoded by the exons ATGGAAACAAGTCGAATTGATCCTTCATTAGTCAAACCAATGGACAGAAT CGCTTGCGCAGACCAGAAAGTGACTCACAAACAAATTTCTGTTGATAGTGAAGGTAACGATAGGGAAGACTCATTGGATGACGACGGAGGTCTTTGCTTCAGTTGTAAGAGACCAGGATTGTTTTGGGCTGTAATTGCGGGACTCTCGCAAACTTTACAGGTTTTGTTACTTGCAGAGACTGCGCATGCCTTGAACTCTCTACAGACAATGTTTTTCAGAAGCTTACCTCTTCTCGTGTTTGTTTCGTTCATCTCGTGGGAGGAAGCTGTGAATTACGACTCTCAAGATCTTGTCCTCAATATTCTTTACGGACTTTTCGACGTGATCGGAGTGTCATCCTTCCTCTTTTCCACAGGATTTCTTTCAGTGTCTGACGCAACTGCTATCGTCTGCAATCAGCCTATACCATCAACATTATTTGCGTGTATTTTCTTAGGGGAGGTGTTTGATGTGACTGATGGCGCCCTCGTAATTCTAAATGCCATTGGGCTGGTCCTTATCTGTAAGACGTCCATGGAAAACTACGCTGCCTCCAGCCAAGGACCTCCTTTTGTTGGAGTTTCAATCGCTTTATTTGCTCTGCTGTGTGTCGTTCTTCTTAAAGCAACAGCTCGAAAACTTGCGCATAGAGGTAGAGAAGACCCTAGCCTTGTATCACTCATTGTAGGGTGTAGCGGAACAATGCTTTCAACCGTCTGTTTGACATTAACGGACTCCTGGGATATGCCTAGTACAACGCAAGAGATTTTGTTATCAATCTTGTTAGGATTAACTGCAATTGTGCATTTCTATAGTTTTTCTAAAGCTCTACAAACTGAGAATATGATGTACATAGCAACAGCTATTACACTCTCCATACCAGTGGCTTATTGCTATGACGTAATATTTAAAGGCATAATACTTTCCCTCGTTACAATCATTGGTGTTGGTCTCTCAATGGGGTCGACCCTGCTGTTATATGTTAAGACATGTGTAGCAAACCATGACTAG